In the Acomys russatus chromosome 11, mAcoRus1.1, whole genome shotgun sequence genome, one interval contains:
- the Dlk2 gene encoding protein delta homolog 2 isoform X1, translating into MPSGCRCLHLMCLLCILGATSQPARADDCSSHCDLAHGCCAPDGSCRCDPGWEGLHCERCVRMPGCQHGTCHQPWQCICHSGWAGKFCDKDEHICTSQSPCQNGGQCVYDGGGEYHCVCLPGFHGRGCERKAGPCEQAGFPCRNGGLCQDDQGFALNFTCRCLAGFMGAHCEVNVDDCLMRPCANGATCIDGINRFSCLCPEGFAGRFCTINLDDCASRPCQRGARCRDRIHDFDCLCPSGYGGKTCELVLPAPDPATTVTPQTPMAAIVVPATGPAPHSAGAGLLRISVKEVVRRQEAGLGESSLVALVVFGSLTAALVLATVLLTLRAWRRGICPTGPCCYPAPHYAPARQDQECQVSMLPTGFPLPPDLPPEPGKTTAL; encoded by the exons ATGCCCAGCGGCTGCCGCTGTCTACATCTCATGTGCCTGCTGTGCATCCTGGGGGCAACCAGCCAGCCTGCCAGAG CGGATGACTGCAGCTCCCACTGTGACCTGGCCCACGGCTGCTGCGCTCCTGACGGCTCCTGCAG GTGTGACCCAGGCTGGGAGGGGCTGCACTGTGAGCGCTGTGTGAGGATGCCTGGCTGCCAGCACGGTACCTGCCACCAGCCCTGGCAATGCATCTGCCACAGTGGCTGGGCAGGAAAGTTCTGTGACAAAG ATGAGCACATCTGTACCTCACAGTCACCCTGCCAGAACGGAGGCCAGTGTGTCTACGATGGGGGTGGTGAGTACCACTGTGTGTGCCTGCCGGGCTTCCATGGACGTGGCTGTGAGCGCAAGGCTGGACCTTGTGAGCAGGCAGG CTTCCCATGCCGGAACGGCGGGCTGTGCCAGGACGACCAGGGTTTTGCCCTCAACTTCACATGCCGCTGCCTGGCAGGATTCATGGGTGCCCACTGTGAGGTCAACGTGGACGACTGCCTGATGCGACCTTGTGCTAATGGTGCCACATGTATTGATGGCATAAAccgcttctcctgcctctgtcctgaggGCTTTGCCGGACGCTTCTGCACCATCAACCTAGATGATTGTGCCAGCCGCCCATGCCAGAGAGGGGCCCGCTGTCGGGACCGGATCCATGACTTTGACTGCCTCTGCCCCAGTGGCTACGGCGGCAAGACTTGTGAGCTTGTCTTACCTGCTCCAGACCCCGCCACAACGGTGACCCCACAAACACCCATGGCAGCTATAGTTGTACCTGCCACGGGGCCAGCCCCTCATAGTGCAGGGGCGGGCCTGCTGAGGATCTCAGTGAAGGAGGTGGTACGGAGGCAAGAGGCTGGACTAGGTGAGTCTAGCTTGGTGGCCCTGGTGGTATTTGGGTCCCTCACTGCTGCTCTGGTTCTGGCCACTGTGTTGCTGACCCTGAGGGCATGGCGCCGGGGCATATGCCCCACTGGACCCTGTTGCTACCCAGCCCCGCACTATGCCCCAGCTCGGCAGGATCAGGAATGTCAGGTTAGCATGCTGCCTACAGGGTTCCCTCTGCCACCAGACCTGCCCCCTGAGCCTGGTAAGACCACGGCGCTGTGA
- the Dlk2 gene encoding protein delta homolog 2 isoform X2, with protein MTAAPTVTWPTAAALLTAPADEHICTSQSPCQNGGQCVYDGGGEYHCVCLPGFHGRGCERKAGPCEQAGFPCRNGGLCQDDQGFALNFTCRCLAGFMGAHCEVNVDDCLMRPCANGATCIDGINRFSCLCPEGFAGRFCTINLDDCASRPCQRGARCRDRIHDFDCLCPSGYGGKTCELVLPAPDPATTVTPQTPMAAIVVPATGPAPHSAGAGLLRISVKEVVRRQEAGLGESSLVALVVFGSLTAALVLATVLLTLRAWRRGICPTGPCCYPAPHYAPARQDQECQVSMLPTGFPLPPDLPPEPGKTTAL; from the exons ATGACTGCAGCTCCCACTGTGACCTGGCCCACGGCTGCTGCGCTCCTGACGGCTCCTGCAG ATGAGCACATCTGTACCTCACAGTCACCCTGCCAGAACGGAGGCCAGTGTGTCTACGATGGGGGTGGTGAGTACCACTGTGTGTGCCTGCCGGGCTTCCATGGACGTGGCTGTGAGCGCAAGGCTGGACCTTGTGAGCAGGCAGG CTTCCCATGCCGGAACGGCGGGCTGTGCCAGGACGACCAGGGTTTTGCCCTCAACTTCACATGCCGCTGCCTGGCAGGATTCATGGGTGCCCACTGTGAGGTCAACGTGGACGACTGCCTGATGCGACCTTGTGCTAATGGTGCCACATGTATTGATGGCATAAAccgcttctcctgcctctgtcctgaggGCTTTGCCGGACGCTTCTGCACCATCAACCTAGATGATTGTGCCAGCCGCCCATGCCAGAGAGGGGCCCGCTGTCGGGACCGGATCCATGACTTTGACTGCCTCTGCCCCAGTGGCTACGGCGGCAAGACTTGTGAGCTTGTCTTACCTGCTCCAGACCCCGCCACAACGGTGACCCCACAAACACCCATGGCAGCTATAGTTGTACCTGCCACGGGGCCAGCCCCTCATAGTGCAGGGGCGGGCCTGCTGAGGATCTCAGTGAAGGAGGTGGTACGGAGGCAAGAGGCTGGACTAGGTGAGTCTAGCTTGGTGGCCCTGGTGGTATTTGGGTCCCTCACTGCTGCTCTGGTTCTGGCCACTGTGTTGCTGACCCTGAGGGCATGGCGCCGGGGCATATGCCCCACTGGACCCTGTTGCTACCCAGCCCCGCACTATGCCCCAGCTCGGCAGGATCAGGAATGTCAGGTTAGCATGCTGCCTACAGGGTTCCCTCTGCCACCAGACCTGCCCCCTGAGCCTGGTAAGACCACGGCGCTGTGA